One genomic region from Cellulomonas hominis encodes:
- the uvrA gene encoding excinuclease ABC subunit UvrA — translation MNDRLVVQGAREHNLRNVDLDLPRDRLIVFTGLSGSGKSSLAFDTIFAEGQRRYVESLSAYARQFLGQMDKPDVDFIEGLSPAVSIDQKSTNRNPRSTVGTITEVYDYLRLLFARAGTQHCPVCGERVTAQTPQQIVDRLLELPEGTRYQVLAPVVRGRKGEYADLFKELQAKGFARARVDGEVVQLASPPTLEKKLKHDIEVVVDRLVAREGVQRRLTDSVETALGLAGGLLVVEMVDADPDDPERERRFSENRACPNDHQLTLEEIEPRTFSFNAPYGACPECTGIGSRLEVDPELVVPDEDLSLRDGAVAPWAQISSEYFERVLSALADDLGFSMDQPWRALPERARKAVLYGENHQVHVKYRNRWGRERQYSTGFEGVVTFLERRHSETESEWSKEKYEAFMREVPCPVCDGTRLKPEVLAVLVGGKSIAEVCALPIREAKEFLDALELGVRERQIAEQVLKEIQARLGFLLDVGLDYLSLMRAAATLSGGEAQRIRLATQIGSGLVGVLYVLDEPSIGLHQRDNRRLIDTLTRLRDLGNTLIVVEHDEDTIRTADWIVDVGPGAGEHGGRVVHSGDLEGLLASRESVTGAYLSGRRSIPMPAQRRKVDRKRQVTVHGAREHNLKNVDVSFPLGTLTAVTGVSGSGKSTLVNAILYTVMANELNGARRVAGRHKRVSGLEHLDKVVHVDQGPIGRTPRSNPATYTGVWDRIRKLFAETTEAKVRGYTAGRFSFNVKGGRCEACSGDGTLKIEMNFLPDVYVPCEVCHGARYNRETLEVHFKGKTVADVLDMPIEEAAEFFAAVPAISRHLSTLVDVGLGYVRLGQPAPTLSGGEAQRVKLATELQRRSTGRTAYVLDEPTTGLHFEDIRKLLGVLQNLVDKGNSVIVIEHNLDVIKNADWIVDMGPEGGSGGGTVVAEGTPEHVATVAASHTGRFLAEVLEPAREAVSA, via the coding sequence GTGAACGATCGACTGGTGGTCCAGGGGGCCCGCGAGCACAACCTGCGCAACGTCGACCTGGACCTCCCGCGCGACAGGCTCATCGTCTTCACCGGCCTGTCCGGGTCCGGGAAGTCGTCGCTGGCCTTCGACACCATCTTCGCGGAGGGGCAGCGTCGGTACGTCGAGTCGCTGTCCGCGTACGCCCGGCAGTTCCTCGGCCAGATGGACAAGCCCGACGTCGACTTCATCGAGGGCCTGTCGCCCGCCGTGTCGATCGACCAGAAGTCGACCAACCGCAACCCGCGGTCGACCGTCGGCACCATCACCGAGGTGTACGACTACCTGCGCCTGCTGTTCGCGCGCGCCGGCACCCAGCACTGCCCCGTGTGCGGCGAGCGCGTGACCGCCCAGACCCCGCAGCAGATCGTCGACCGGCTCCTCGAGCTGCCGGAGGGCACGCGGTACCAGGTGCTCGCGCCGGTCGTGCGCGGCCGCAAGGGCGAGTACGCCGACCTGTTCAAGGAGCTGCAGGCCAAGGGCTTCGCCCGCGCCCGGGTGGACGGCGAGGTGGTGCAGCTCGCGTCGCCGCCGACGCTCGAGAAGAAGCTCAAGCACGACATCGAGGTCGTCGTGGACCGCCTGGTCGCCCGCGAGGGCGTGCAGCGGCGGCTGACCGACTCCGTCGAGACCGCCCTCGGGCTGGCCGGCGGCCTGCTCGTCGTCGAGATGGTCGACGCCGACCCGGACGACCCCGAGCGCGAGCGCCGGTTCTCCGAGAACCGCGCGTGCCCGAACGACCACCAGCTCACGCTGGAGGAGATCGAGCCCCGGACGTTCTCGTTCAACGCCCCGTACGGCGCCTGCCCGGAGTGCACCGGCATCGGCTCCCGCCTGGAGGTCGACCCCGAGCTGGTGGTCCCGGACGAGGACCTGTCGCTCCGCGACGGCGCGGTGGCCCCGTGGGCGCAGATCTCCTCGGAGTACTTCGAGCGGGTGCTGTCCGCGCTGGCCGACGACCTCGGGTTCTCGATGGACCAGCCCTGGCGCGCGCTGCCGGAGCGGGCCCGCAAGGCGGTGCTCTACGGCGAGAACCACCAGGTCCACGTGAAGTACCGCAACCGCTGGGGGCGGGAGCGGCAGTACTCCACCGGCTTCGAGGGCGTGGTGACGTTCCTGGAGCGCCGCCACTCCGAGACCGAGTCCGAGTGGAGCAAGGAGAAGTACGAGGCCTTCATGCGCGAGGTCCCGTGCCCCGTGTGCGACGGCACGCGCCTCAAGCCCGAGGTGCTGGCGGTGCTCGTCGGCGGCAAGTCGATCGCCGAGGTCTGCGCCCTGCCGATCCGCGAGGCCAAGGAGTTCCTCGACGCCCTCGAGCTCGGCGTGCGGGAGCGGCAGATCGCCGAGCAGGTGCTCAAGGAGATCCAGGCGCGCCTGGGCTTCCTCCTCGATGTCGGCCTCGACTACCTGTCGCTCATGCGCGCGGCCGCCACGCTGTCCGGTGGCGAGGCGCAGCGCATCCGGCTCGCGACCCAGATCGGTTCCGGCCTGGTGGGCGTGCTGTACGTCCTGGACGAGCCGTCGATCGGCCTGCACCAGCGGGACAACCGCCGGCTCATCGACACGCTGACCCGCCTGCGGGACCTCGGCAACACGCTGATCGTCGTCGAGCACGACGAGGACACCATCCGCACCGCGGACTGGATCGTCGACGTCGGCCCGGGCGCGGGGGAGCACGGCGGGCGCGTGGTGCACTCCGGCGACCTCGAGGGCCTGCTCGCGTCCCGCGAGTCGGTGACCGGGGCGTACCTGTCCGGGCGGCGCTCGATCCCGATGCCGGCGCAGCGCCGGAAGGTGGACAGGAAGCGCCAGGTCACCGTGCACGGCGCCCGCGAGCACAACCTCAAGAACGTCGACGTCTCGTTCCCGCTCGGGACCCTGACCGCGGTCACCGGCGTCTCCGGGTCCGGCAAGTCGACGCTCGTGAACGCGATCCTCTACACGGTCATGGCGAACGAGCTGAACGGCGCCCGGCGCGTCGCCGGCCGGCACAAGCGCGTGTCCGGGCTCGAGCACCTCGACAAGGTGGTGCACGTCGACCAGGGCCCGATCGGCCGCACCCCGCGGTCGAACCCCGCGACCTACACCGGCGTGTGGGACCGGATCCGCAAGCTGTTCGCGGAGACGACCGAGGCGAAGGTCCGCGGCTACACCGCCGGGCGGTTCTCGTTCAACGTCAAGGGCGGCCGCTGCGAGGCGTGCTCCGGCGACGGCACGCTCAAGATCGAGATGAACTTCCTGCCGGACGTCTACGTCCCGTGCGAGGTCTGCCACGGCGCCCGCTACAACCGGGAGACGCTCGAGGTGCACTTCAAGGGCAAGACCGTCGCGGACGTGCTCGACATGCCGATCGAGGAGGCCGCGGAGTTCTTCGCCGCCGTCCCCGCGATCAGCCGGCACCTCAGCACCCTGGTGGACGTCGGCCTCGGCTACGTGCGGCTGGGCCAGCCGGCCCCGACGCTGTCCGGCGGCGAGGCGCAGCGCGTCAAGCTCGCCACCGAGCTGCAGCGGCGCTCGACCGGCCGCACCGCGTACGTGCTGGACGAGCCGACGACCGGCCTGCACTTCGAGGACATCCGCAAGCTGCTCGGCGTGCTGCAGAACCTCGTCGACAAGGGCAACAGCGTCATCGTGATCGAGCACAACCTCGACGTCATCAAGAACGCCGACTGGATCGTCGACATGGGCCCGGAGGGCGGCTCGGGCGGCGGCACGGTCGTCGCCGAGGGCACCCCGGAGCACGTGGCGACCGTCGCGGCCAGCCACACCGGCCGGTTCCTCGCCGAGGTGCTCGAGCCGGCGCGCGAGGCCGTCAGCGCCTGA
- a CDS encoding glycoside hydrolase family 15 protein has translation MLQVTDATTPIGDYAVLGDGRTAALVSRAGSVDWLCPPRFDSPACFAALLGGPEHGRWLLTVPGASRVTRRYLGDSFVLETTFETPTGTAVLLDAMPLGDGRCDLVRRLTCIRGTVRVHHEWVVRFGYGLVEPWVHRVTDPDGSEVIQAVAGPDSLLLRGDRLPRPHRGGRRAHTDAFDLAAGEDVELSLTWVPSWRPVPHAPRMQHRIEATEHRWGAWAQASRYRGRYREAVVRSLLVLRLLSDSETGGIVAAVTTSLPEDFGGERNWDYRFCWLRDAAMTLEALLEHGYRTEAQAWRQWLLRAVAGDPADVQIMYGVDGSRDLPERTLDHLPGYAGSRPVRVGNAAVGQVQNDVLGEVMCALHLARSAGVPESTDAWSLQVHLVDHLCRTWREPDSGIWEVRGEPRHFTHSKVMAWAALDRGVRAVEEHGLPGPVERWRRERDAVHADVLAHGWHPGRGTFVQYYGAEHTDASLLQLVQVGFLPPDDERLRGTVAAVRAELEVAPGLLHRYRTERTDDGLRGDEHPFLACSGWLADALARQGDVAGATQVLDVLVGLRTDVGLLAEEYDPATGRMAGNLPQALSHLALVRAVHSLDEALARGGSAEGRAEAVGRP, from the coding sequence GTGCTGCAGGTGACGGACGCCACGACCCCGATCGGCGACTACGCGGTGCTGGGCGACGGCCGGACCGCGGCGCTGGTCTCCCGCGCCGGCTCGGTCGACTGGCTGTGCCCGCCGCGGTTCGACTCCCCCGCCTGCTTCGCCGCGCTGCTCGGCGGGCCCGAGCACGGCCGGTGGCTGCTCACCGTTCCGGGCGCCTCGCGGGTGACCCGGCGCTACCTCGGGGACTCGTTCGTGCTGGAGACCACGTTCGAGACCCCGACCGGCACCGCGGTGCTGCTCGACGCGATGCCGCTCGGGGACGGCCGGTGCGACCTCGTCCGCCGCCTCACCTGCATTCGCGGCACGGTGCGCGTGCACCACGAGTGGGTCGTGCGGTTCGGCTACGGGCTGGTCGAGCCCTGGGTGCACCGGGTGACCGACCCCGACGGCTCCGAGGTCATCCAGGCCGTGGCCGGGCCGGACAGCCTGCTGCTGCGCGGCGACCGGCTCCCCCGACCGCACCGGGGCGGCCGCCGCGCGCACACCGACGCGTTCGACCTCGCGGCGGGCGAGGACGTCGAGCTGTCCCTCACCTGGGTGCCGTCCTGGCGCCCGGTCCCGCACGCGCCGCGGATGCAGCACCGCATCGAGGCGACCGAGCACCGCTGGGGTGCGTGGGCGCAGGCCTCCCGGTACCGCGGCCGGTACCGGGAGGCCGTCGTGCGGTCGCTGCTGGTGCTCCGGCTGCTGTCGGACTCCGAGACCGGCGGGATCGTCGCGGCGGTGACGACCTCCCTGCCCGAGGACTTCGGCGGCGAGCGGAACTGGGACTACCGCTTCTGCTGGCTCCGGGACGCCGCGATGACGCTGGAGGCCCTCCTCGAGCACGGGTACCGCACCGAGGCGCAGGCGTGGCGGCAGTGGCTGCTGCGCGCGGTCGCCGGCGACCCGGCGGACGTGCAGATCATGTACGGCGTCGACGGGTCGCGGGACCTGCCCGAGCGCACGCTCGACCACCTCCCGGGCTACGCCGGGTCGCGACCCGTGCGGGTCGGGAACGCCGCCGTCGGGCAGGTGCAGAACGACGTGCTCGGCGAGGTGATGTGCGCCCTGCACCTGGCGCGGAGCGCGGGCGTCCCGGAGAGCACGGACGCCTGGTCGCTGCAGGTGCACCTGGTCGACCACCTGTGCCGCACGTGGCGCGAGCCGGACTCCGGCATCTGGGAGGTCCGCGGCGAGCCCCGGCACTTCACCCACTCCAAGGTCATGGCCTGGGCGGCGCTGGACCGCGGGGTGCGGGCCGTCGAGGAGCACGGGCTGCCCGGGCCGGTGGAGCGGTGGCGCCGGGAGCGGGACGCCGTCCACGCCGACGTGCTCGCGCACGGGTGGCACCCCGGGCGGGGCACGTTCGTCCAGTACTACGGCGCCGAGCACACGGACGCGTCGCTGCTCCAGCTCGTGCAGGTGGGCTTCCTGCCGCCGGACGACGAGCGCCTGCGCGGCACCGTCGCGGCCGTCCGGGCGGAGCTCGAGGTCGCCCCCGGCCTGCTGCACCGGTACCGGACCGAGCGCACGGACGACGGCCTGCGCGGGGACGAGCACCCGTTCCTCGCCTGCTCGGGCTGGCTGGCCGACGCCCTCGCCCGCCAGGGCGACGTCGCCGGGGCGACGCAGGTGCTGGACGTGCTGGTCGGGCTCCGCACCGACGTCGGCCTGCTCGCCGAGGAGTACGACCCGGCGACCGGGCGGATGGCGGGCAACCTGCCGCAGGCGCTGTCGCACCTGGCGCTGGTCCGCGCGGTGCACAGCCTGGACGAGGCCCTGGCGCGCGGCGGGTCCGCCGAGGGCCGGGCCGAGGCGGTGGGGCGGCCGTGA
- a CDS encoding MBL fold metallo-hydrolase produces MTYTGDVAPGGPADVRALDEVTIRKASVGPMDNDAYLLTCRRTGAQVLVDAAADPDRLLALVREGSPGGRLDLVVTTHRHADHLGALAAVLDATGAPHAAGAPDADAVAAAAGTTAPRGLAHGETLAVGALALEVVALRGHTPGAVALAYTEPRDARAPGAVPGRVHLLTGDSLFPGGPGRTTEPAAFDALMSDLERRVFGRFRDDTWVYPGHGRDTTLGAERPRLGEWRARGW; encoded by the coding sequence GTGACGTACACCGGCGACGTCGCGCCCGGCGGCCCGGCGGACGTCCGCGCACTGGACGAGGTCACGATCCGCAAGGCCTCCGTCGGCCCGATGGACAACGACGCGTACCTGCTCACCTGCCGCCGGACCGGGGCGCAGGTGCTCGTGGACGCCGCGGCGGACCCCGACCGGCTGCTCGCGCTCGTCCGCGAGGGCTCGCCCGGCGGGCGGCTGGACCTCGTGGTCACCACGCACCGGCACGCCGACCACCTGGGTGCGCTGGCGGCGGTCCTCGACGCCACCGGCGCGCCGCACGCGGCCGGCGCGCCGGACGCGGACGCGGTCGCCGCGGCCGCCGGTACGACGGCCCCGCGCGGGCTCGCGCACGGCGAGACCCTCGCGGTCGGGGCGCTCGCGCTCGAGGTGGTCGCGCTGCGCGGCCACACCCCGGGCGCCGTCGCGCTGGCGTACACCGAGCCCCGCGACGCGCGCGCCCCGGGCGCGGTACCCGGCCGCGTGCACCTGCTCACGGGCGACTCCCTGTTCCCCGGCGGCCCCGGCCGCACCACGGAACCGGCCGCGTTCGACGCGCTCATGTCCGACCTCGAGCGGCGGGTCTTCGGGCGGTTCCGCGACGACACGTGGGTCTACCCCGGGCACGGGCGGGACACCACCCTGGGAGCGGAGCGGCCCCGGCTCGGCGAGTGGCGCGCCCGCGGGTGGTGA
- a CDS encoding DUF4190 domain-containing protein has protein sequence MSNDGSATPEPGRDPEPRTWPAPGAAQQPEAPAPSGYEASPTTGPAPSGYEAPAGPSWAPAPDATPTEQVPSGPYGAPQAGYGQPGYAQSGEQPGPYGAPGTPAGGEQPGGYGQPGYGQPGAYAQPGYGQPGGAYPPGGGYPPAPGGYGPGPYQQPAPARTDGVSIAALVTGILMLGIVPLILGIIGLGRTKRDGTQGRGLAIAGIVLGALEIIGGIIVAIVVVLGIQAYNDRIDDLRADCGSGDMAACDDLYRLAPAGSDDEEFGWTCGGLTSGGANCESSAGTAQGEAFTYGDDASLDALWDACAAGDGAACDSLYMSSPSGSDYEAFGDTCGGQAAGGEFCAEDSAATEDTAAQGYGSDPELDALWDACEAGSGTACDDLYWEAPSGSAYEEFGTTCGGRVEFAVSCSDEIGA, from the coding sequence ATGTCGAACGACGGCAGCGCCACGCCCGAGCCCGGCCGCGACCCGGAGCCCCGGACCTGGCCCGCCCCGGGTGCCGCGCAGCAGCCCGAGGCCCCCGCGCCCTCCGGGTACGAGGCGTCCCCGACCACCGGGCCCGCGCCGTCGGGCTACGAGGCGCCCGCGGGCCCCTCCTGGGCCCCGGCACCGGACGCCACCCCGACCGAGCAGGTCCCGTCCGGCCCGTACGGCGCGCCGCAGGCGGGCTACGGCCAGCCCGGCTACGCGCAGTCCGGCGAGCAGCCCGGCCCGTACGGCGCGCCCGGCACCCCGGCGGGCGGCGAGCAGCCCGGCGGCTACGGACAGCCCGGCTACGGCCAGCCCGGGGCGTACGCACAGCCCGGCTACGGCCAGCCCGGCGGCGCCTACCCGCCCGGCGGCGGCTACCCCCCGGCGCCCGGCGGCTACGGCCCCGGCCCCTACCAGCAGCCCGCGCCGGCTCGCACCGACGGCGTCTCGATCGCCGCGCTGGTCACCGGCATCCTCATGCTCGGCATCGTGCCGCTGATCCTCGGCATCATCGGCCTGGGCCGCACCAAGCGGGACGGCACGCAGGGCCGCGGCCTCGCGATCGCGGGCATCGTGCTGGGCGCCCTCGAGATCATCGGCGGCATCATCGTCGCGATCGTCGTGGTGCTCGGCATCCAGGCGTACAACGACCGTATCGACGACCTGCGCGCCGACTGCGGGTCGGGCGACATGGCGGCGTGCGACGACCTCTACCGGCTCGCGCCTGCCGGTTCCGACGACGAGGAGTTCGGCTGGACCTGCGGCGGCCTGACGAGCGGCGGCGCGAACTGCGAGTCGAGCGCCGGCACGGCGCAGGGCGAGGCGTTCACGTACGGCGACGACGCGAGCCTCGACGCCCTGTGGGACGCCTGCGCGGCGGGCGACGGCGCGGCGTGCGACAGCCTGTACATGAGCTCGCCGTCGGGCTCCGACTACGAGGCGTTCGGCGACACCTGCGGCGGCCAGGCGGCAGGCGGCGAGTTCTGCGCCGAGGACTCCGCCGCCACGGAGGACACGGCGGCCCAGGGCTACGGCTCGGACCCGGAGCTGGACGCGCTGTGGGACGCCTGCGAGGCCGGCAGCGGCACCGCCTGCGACGACCTCTACTGGGAGGCGCCCAGCGGCTCCGCGTACGAGGAGTTCGGCACGACCTGCGGCGGCCGCGTCGAGTTCGCCGTGAGCTGCTCGGACGAGATCGGCGCCTGA
- a CDS encoding acyl-CoA dehydrogenase family protein gives MPARTLLTADLLARVAERAPVHDRENTFPHEDLADLRAAGYLGAFVPRPLGGAGLTLEEVAREQTRLAAAAPATALAVNMHLVVTGMAAVLADRGDDSLDFVLRDAAAGEVFAFGNSEAGNDLVMFGSRTRAVRQPDGGYRYHGTKIFTSLSPVWTRLATFGLDEAHPDGPRLVHAVVARENGGVETKDDWDTLGMRATQSCTTVLDGAYARPDRVVRALPPGPSADPYVFALFAVFEILLAAVYTGIGRRALELAVAAAHRRTSMKHDGRGYAQDPDIRWRVADAAIAQDGIEPQVWALARDVDERVDHGALWFAKVVGLKVRATETAREVVDRAVRVSGGGTYFSGSELGRLYRDVLAGLFHPSDDESAHATVATAWLGPVEG, from the coding sequence GTGCCCGCGCGCACGCTGCTCACGGCGGACCTGCTGGCCCGGGTCGCCGAGCGCGCCCCGGTGCACGACCGGGAGAACACCTTCCCGCACGAGGACCTCGCCGACCTGCGGGCCGCCGGGTACCTGGGCGCGTTCGTGCCGCGGCCGCTCGGCGGGGCCGGGCTCACGCTGGAGGAGGTGGCGCGCGAGCAGACCCGGCTCGCGGCGGCCGCGCCGGCGACCGCCCTCGCGGTGAACATGCACCTCGTCGTCACCGGCATGGCGGCGGTGCTCGCGGACCGGGGCGACGACTCGCTCGACTTCGTGCTCCGCGACGCGGCGGCGGGGGAGGTGTTCGCGTTCGGGAACTCCGAGGCGGGCAACGACCTGGTCATGTTCGGCTCGCGCACCCGCGCGGTGCGCCAGCCGGACGGCGGGTACCGCTACCACGGGACGAAGATCTTCACGTCGCTGTCCCCGGTGTGGACCCGGCTCGCGACCTTCGGGCTCGACGAGGCCCACCCGGACGGCCCGCGGCTCGTGCACGCGGTGGTCGCGCGCGAGAACGGCGGCGTCGAGACCAAGGACGACTGGGACACGCTGGGCATGCGGGCCACGCAGTCCTGCACCACCGTGCTCGACGGCGCGTACGCGCGGCCGGACCGCGTGGTCCGGGCGCTGCCGCCGGGGCCGAGCGCCGACCCGTACGTGTTCGCGCTGTTCGCGGTCTTCGAGATCCTGCTCGCCGCCGTGTACACCGGCATCGGGCGGCGGGCGCTCGAGCTCGCCGTCGCGGCGGCGCACCGGCGGACCTCGATGAAGCACGACGGGCGCGGCTACGCGCAGGACCCCGACATCCGGTGGCGGGTGGCGGACGCCGCCATCGCGCAGGACGGCATCGAGCCGCAGGTCTGGGCGCTCGCGCGGGACGTCGACGAGCGCGTCGACCACGGCGCGCTCTGGTTCGCCAAGGTCGTCGGCCTCAAGGTCCGCGCGACCGAGACCGCCCGCGAGGTCGTCGACCGCGCGGTGCGGGTGTCCGGCGGCGGGACGTACTTCAGCGGCAGCGAGCTCGGCCGGCTGTACCGGGACGTGCTCGCGGGGCTGTTCCACCCCTCCGACGACGAGTCCGCGCACGCGACCGTCGCGACCGCCTGGCTCGGCCCGGTCGAGGGCTGA
- a CDS encoding aldo/keto reductase, producing MTPTPVPPVPSVPLLDGTTVPQLGFGVFKVDDDGAEAAVAHALEAGYRLIDTAKLYGNEAGVGRAVRASGLAREDVFVTTKLWNDDQGRERTLAAFEASVERLDLGVPDLYLIHWPFPGQDLYAETWRTLVELRDAARVRSIGVSNFTPAHLRRVIDDSGVVPVLNQVELHPYLQQRELRAFHAEHGIVTEAWSPLGRDTGLLDDPVIVDVARAHGVTPAQAVLRWHLDLGTVVIPKSVTPERIRANIDVFGFALTAEDHERIATLDRGGRIGPDPDRLGA from the coding sequence ATGACCCCCACCCCCGTCCCGCCCGTCCCGTCGGTGCCCCTGCTCGACGGCACCACCGTCCCGCAGCTCGGCTTCGGCGTGTTCAAGGTCGACGACGACGGCGCCGAGGCGGCCGTCGCGCACGCGCTCGAGGCCGGCTACCGGCTGATCGACACCGCCAAGCTCTACGGCAACGAGGCCGGCGTCGGCCGCGCGGTCCGCGCCTCCGGCCTCGCCCGCGAGGACGTGTTCGTCACGACCAAGCTCTGGAACGACGACCAGGGCCGGGAACGCACCCTCGCCGCCTTCGAGGCGTCCGTCGAGCGCCTCGACCTCGGGGTGCCGGACCTGTACCTCATCCACTGGCCGTTCCCCGGTCAGGACCTGTACGCCGAGACCTGGCGGACCCTGGTGGAGCTGCGCGACGCTGCCCGGGTGCGGTCGATCGGCGTCTCGAACTTCACGCCCGCGCACCTGCGCCGGGTGATCGACGACTCCGGCGTCGTCCCCGTGCTCAACCAGGTGGAGCTGCACCCGTACCTGCAGCAGCGCGAGCTCCGGGCGTTCCACGCCGAGCACGGGATCGTCACCGAGGCCTGGTCGCCGCTGGGCCGGGACACCGGCCTGCTGGACGACCCGGTGATCGTCGACGTCGCCCGCGCGCACGGCGTGACGCCCGCGCAGGCGGTGCTGCGCTGGCACCTCGACCTCGGCACGGTCGTCATCCCGAAGTCGGTGACCCCGGAGCGGATCCGGGCGAACATCGACGTGTTCGGGTTCGCGCTGACGGCTGAGGACCACGAGCGGATCGCGACCCTGGACCGCGGCGGCCGCATCGGTCCCGACCCCGACCGGCTGGGCGCCTGA
- a CDS encoding YciI family protein: MALFAVRYTYDSRTDLQDEVRPEHRAYLRGVAERGGLLGSGPFADGAPGALLVLDQPDRAALDAVLADDPFAVAGVIAEVDVRAWNPVIGPWAEALG, encoded by the coding sequence ATGGCCCTCTTCGCCGTCCGGTACACGTACGACAGCCGCACCGACCTCCAGGACGAGGTCCGCCCCGAGCACCGCGCCTACCTGCGCGGCGTCGCCGAGCGCGGCGGCCTGCTGGGCTCGGGCCCGTTCGCCGACGGCGCGCCGGGCGCGCTGCTCGTGCTCGACCAGCCCGACCGCGCCGCGCTGGACGCGGTGCTCGCCGACGACCCGTTCGCGGTCGCGGGCGTGATCGCCGAGGTCGACGTGCGGGCGTGGAACCCGGTCATCGGCCCGTGGGCCGAGGCCCTGGGCTGA
- a CDS encoding TerC/Alx family metal homeostasis membrane protein yields the protein MDVSPLVWCVSLGLAAAVLIVDVAVVGRRPHIPSTAECLRYLGVYVGLALAFAVVVWAVWGADPAGEFVAGWLTEYSLSVDNLFVFLLIMSRFAVPRQYQQTALLVGIILALVFRGIFIGIGAAAIASFSWVFYLFGAFLVWTAVKVAREGVGDDDPEGEDYRPPALVRLVQRVLPTTDAYQGVRLTAKVDGRRHVTPMLLVLVAIGATDLLFAFDSIPAVFGLTQEPYLVLMANVFALMGLRQLYFLLGGLLTRLRYLNIGLGVLLGFIGLKLVLQALHENTLPFVNGGEPVGWAPELPSWVSLAVIVVTLGVTAVTSIAASRRDERRAAV from the coding sequence TTGGACGTCTCGCCGCTCGTCTGGTGCGTCTCGCTCGGCCTCGCCGCCGCCGTCCTGATCGTGGACGTCGCGGTGGTGGGCCGGCGGCCGCACATCCCCAGCACCGCCGAGTGCCTGCGCTACCTGGGGGTCTACGTCGGGCTGGCGCTGGCGTTCGCGGTGGTGGTCTGGGCGGTCTGGGGCGCGGACCCGGCGGGGGAGTTCGTCGCCGGGTGGCTCACCGAGTACTCGCTGTCGGTGGACAACCTGTTCGTGTTCCTGCTGATCATGTCCCGGTTCGCGGTGCCCCGGCAGTACCAGCAGACTGCCCTGCTGGTCGGGATCATCCTCGCCCTGGTGTTCCGGGGCATCTTCATCGGGATCGGCGCCGCGGCGATCGCCTCGTTCTCCTGGGTGTTCTACCTGTTCGGCGCGTTCCTCGTCTGGACGGCCGTCAAGGTCGCCCGGGAGGGCGTGGGCGACGACGACCCCGAGGGTGAGGACTACCGCCCGCCGGCGCTCGTCCGCCTGGTGCAGCGGGTGCTGCCGACCACCGACGCCTACCAGGGCGTCCGGCTGACCGCGAAGGTCGACGGCCGGCGGCACGTCACGCCGATGCTGCTCGTGCTCGTCGCGATCGGCGCCACGGACCTGCTGTTCGCGTTCGACTCGATCCCCGCGGTGTTCGGCCTGACCCAGGAGCCGTACCTGGTGCTCATGGCGAACGTGTTCGCGCTCATGGGCCTGCGGCAGCTGTACTTCCTGCTCGGCGGGCTCCTCACGCGGCTGCGGTATCTCAACATCGGGCTCGGCGTGCTGCTCGGCTTCATCGGCCTCAAGCTCGTCCTGCAGGCGCTGCACGAGAACACGCTGCCGTTCGTCAACGGCGGCGAGCCGGTCGGCTGGGCACCCGAGCTGCCCTCGTGGGTGTCGCTCGCGGTGATCGTCGTGACGCTCGGCGTCACGGCGGTGACGAGCATCGCGGCGTCCCGGCGGGACGAGCGCCGCGCGGCGGTGTAG